ACGCAGTTTCTGAGCGAGGAGCAAGAGCAGGCATTGATCGCCACCATCCGGTCGCTGCCGCTGCATGCGGCGCAATACAAGCAGTACCTCGCGCGGCGCCGGGTGACGAGTTTTGGTGGCTCGTACGACTTCGATGCCAACCGGCTGCTGCCGGGTGTGGACCTCGATCCCCGGCTTCACCCGTTGCGGGACCAAGTAGCGCAGTGGGCCGGCGTCGCACCACAGGATCTGGTGCACGCGCTGGTCGCCGAATATGCACCCGGCACGCCGCTGGGCTGGCACCGCGATGTACCGGACTTCGAGACCATCGTCGGAGTGTCGCTTGGCGGGCACGCGCTGCTGCGGTTCAGGCCGTATCCCGACGATCCTGCGACACGCAAGGTCGTGCAGTTGGATGTGGCGCCGCGATCAATCTACAAGATGGCGGGCGAGGCACGGTGGGGTTGGCAGCACAGCGTGCCACCGACAACAGAGCTCCGCTGGTCGATCACGTTTCGCACGCGGATGAATCGAGGCGGTAACGGCAGTTGAACACAGATCTCCATCGCAGCACCCCTGTGTGAAAGCACCTGTAAAACCCAGCGCATTCGGCCTCCGGACTTCGGAAACAAAGCCGTCGAATGCTCCAATCGGCAGTCCCATTTTTTTGCAGCCTGATCGCAGTGATTCTGAAATTTTTTTGGTCGCCCCGAGTGCGTTTTTCTTATGCGCTGGTCCTGTCATTGGTTGGCGCCTTCTCAAGTGTTTCGTCCGCCCGCACGCCTCAATTCGACAGTGCGGCGCTGCTCACCCCGCAGCCCACCAGCTTCGCGCAGTGTCCGCAGTTCTTTGCGGGCGGCAAGCCTCCCGCGATCAAGCCACGGCGGGAGATGCGTGAGCTTTGCTACGAGGCGTTTGCGGTGCTGCACAGCGGCTCGACGCGGACACCTGTCTACGTGGCTCAGCGGCTCAATCGCCAGAGCATCGAGGATGCCAACGAAAAGCGCGCCAAGCGGTTCTTTGCGGATGCCCGTTTGCCCCGGGGAGAGCGGGCGGAATTAGAGGACTACAAGAACTCGGGGTACAGCCGTGGACACATGGCGCCCGCAGGCGATATGCCGACGCCGACCGGCATGGCGCAGAGCTTCAGTCTGGCGAACATGGTTCCTCAGAATTCACAACACAACGGAGGTGCGTGGAACAAGATCGAGCAGGACACGCGCCGCTATGTGCTGCGGGCCAAAGGGGATGTGTATGTGATCACGGGGCCAGTGTTCACGGACAGCGGTCCAACGATTGGTGCGAATCAGGTGAAAGTACCAACGTACCTTTACAAGCTGGTTTATGACGCGACCACGCAGCGGGCTTGGGCGCATTGGCAGCAAAACAAGGCAGGAGAATCGGTTGGCCAGCCCATCAGCTATCAGGAACTGGTCAAGCGGACCGGGGTGGAGTTTCTGCCGAGGATGGCAATGCAGCACTGATCTTGGAGTGCACCCTAGGAGGCTGCTTTGCAGCGATTGCAGTCATCCGCTCTTCGTCGCCGAACGCGTACTATCGGCCAGGAACCGTCATTGGTGACAGGCGGCTTCCTGGAATCTCGGCACACAAAGGAAATTCATCTCCCTCGGAAACTACCGGTACAGCCTTGATGGCAGCCCAACGTCTAGTGTGTTCGTCAACGAGCGTATCTGGGCGACGCCACCATGGCAGCCACCATCCTGGACTGCCTCATACACCGCTGCAGCATGCTGGAGTTAGAGGGCAAGAGCTAGCGGCTCAAGGACGTTGCCAGATGCATCGTCAGTAGCACTGAAACGTCATCATCCGGCTGTCTTGCCTGGGGGAATTTGAACTGGCCATCGGGGGGCCGGACAGACCCATTCCCCACCAGCAGCTTCGCGAAGACCTGAGCAGCGCTGTCCTTCTTAAGCTGTCCGACGACGGTAACATCATCGAGGAGCAGTTCTCACTCAGCAAGGCGCTGATGGAGCCATCATGGATGCCTTTTAAGCTCACCCGATGATGAGCTCGCAGGCGCTTGGCTCAGCGAGGGTCCCAGCGAGAAGGGCTGCGCGACATTCTTTTGGGACCTGCGGAGTTGTAGGAGGCGC
This region of Acidovorax sp. GBBC 1281 genomic DNA includes:
- a CDS encoding alpha-ketoglutarate-dependent dioxygenase AlkB, with product MMQAHLFGEAPIESSIQGLVYQTQFLSEEQEQALIATIRSLPLHAAQYKQYLARRRVTSFGGSYDFDANRLLPGVDLDPRLHPLRDQVAQWAGVAPQDLVHALVAEYAPGTPLGWHRDVPDFETIVGVSLGGHALLRFRPYPDDPATRKVVQLDVAPRSIYKMAGEARWGWQHSVPPTTELRWSITFRTRMNRGGNGS
- a CDS encoding DNA/RNA non-specific endonuclease — its product is MVGAFSSVSSARTPQFDSAALLTPQPTSFAQCPQFFAGGKPPAIKPRREMRELCYEAFAVLHSGSTRTPVYVAQRLNRQSIEDANEKRAKRFFADARLPRGERAELEDYKNSGYSRGHMAPAGDMPTPTGMAQSFSLANMVPQNSQHNGGAWNKIEQDTRRYVLRAKGDVYVITGPVFTDSGPTIGANQVKVPTYLYKLVYDATTQRAWAHWQQNKAGESVGQPISYQELVKRTGVEFLPRMAMQH